The Kineococcus rhizosphaerae genome includes a window with the following:
- a CDS encoding HAMP domain-containing protein, protein MNIAANGKAAYHQAVAVIAGCAGLALLLAIVIAGVIARSIARPLAQTVTVVEGLAKGRLDQRVDYVSKDEVGRLAAATNTSLDSLAAVMREVTDNATTLAASSEELTAVATQLSSGAEESASQSQVVSAATEQISANIGTVAAAGEEMTAAITEIASSTAEASSTAATAVAAAGDAGATIERLGASSREIGDVVKLITTIAE, encoded by the coding sequence ACCAGGCGGTGGCTGTTATTGCCGGCTGCGCCGGCTTGGCGTTGCTGCTGGCTATCGTCATCGCCGGGGTCATCGCCCGCTCCATCGCTCGCCCCCTGGCCCAGACCGTCACCGTCGTGGAGGGCCTGGCGAAGGGCCGGTTGGACCAGCGGGTGGACTACGTGAGCAAGGACGAGGTCGGACGCCTGGCGGCAGCGACCAACACCTCCTTGGACAGCTTGGCCGCGGTGATGCGTGAGGTCACCGACAACGCCACCACCCTGGCCGCCTCCAGCGAGGAGCTGACCGCCGTGGCTACGCAGCTGTCCTCCGGCGCGGAGGAGTCCGCGTCGCAGTCGCAGGTGGTCTCTGCGGCCACGGAGCAGATCAGCGCCAACATCGGCACCGTCGCCGCGGCTGGGGAGGAGATGACCGCGGCGATCACCGAGATCGCCTCCTCCACCGCCGAGGCCTCCTCCACCGCCGCGACCGCGGTCGCCGCCGCGGGCGATGCCGGCGCGACGATTGAACGTCTGGGTGCCTCGAGTCGAGAGATCGGCGACGTGGTCAAGCTCATCACCACCATCGCTGAGTGA
- a CDS encoding transposase — protein sequence MWVLVGHAAEVAGDRKAYPSDLSDAEWELIEPLLPKQGRMGRPRQDL from the coding sequence ATGTGGGTCTTGGTAGGGCATGCTGCTGAGGTGGCTGGCGATCGCAAGGCGTATCCCTCTGACCTCAGCGATGCGGAGTGGGAGCTCATCGAGCCGCTGCTACCCAAGCAGGGCCGGATGGGTAGACCGCGCCAAGACCTG